In Numidum massiliense, a single genomic region encodes these proteins:
- the hutU gene encoding urocanate hydratase: MTNSAEKRVIRAPRGNQLTCKGWQQEAALRMLMNNLDPEVAEDPDNLVVYGGIGKAARNWAAYDAIVASLKELENDETLLVQSGKPVGVFRTHEMAPRVLLANSNIVPAWANWDTFYDLEEKGLMMYGQMTAGSWIYIGAQGILQGTYLSFVEAGKKVFGTPDLTGKLIVTGGMGGMSGAQPLAGKMAKAVILVVEVDRRRIERKIEEGYCDYIAENLDEALAMVDKFRKEGTPASIGLVGNCAAVYPEMLKRNIIPDIVTDQTSAHDPLNGYVPHGMTFEAALELRKSDPATYERKAKESMAVHVQAMLAFQGKGAETFDYGNNIRKYAKEMGVENAFDFPGFVPAYLRPLFCEGKGPFRWAALSGDPEDIYKTDALAKEMFGHDEALVNWIDMAQAVVKWQGLPSRIFWLGYGERHKFASRVNEMVASGDISAPIVFGRDHLDSGSVASPNRETEAMKDGSDAIADWPILNALINTAGGASWVSVHHGGGVGMGYSLHAGQVLVADGSDEARQRIERVLISDPGMGVIRHADAGYERAIEVAKERRIRMPMLEQ; the protein is encoded by the coding sequence ATGACAAATAGTGCAGAAAAACGCGTCATTCGCGCACCTCGAGGCAATCAATTAACTTGTAAAGGTTGGCAGCAAGAAGCAGCCCTTCGCATGCTCATGAACAACTTAGATCCAGAAGTCGCAGAAGATCCGGACAACCTAGTCGTTTACGGTGGAATCGGGAAAGCAGCGCGCAACTGGGCAGCGTACGATGCGATTGTCGCGTCATTAAAGGAATTGGAAAACGACGAAACATTACTCGTTCAGTCAGGCAAACCTGTCGGCGTATTCCGTACCCATGAGATGGCACCACGCGTCTTACTGGCGAACTCAAACATTGTTCCAGCGTGGGCGAACTGGGATACATTTTATGACCTTGAAGAAAAGGGCCTAATGATGTACGGTCAAATGACAGCGGGAAGCTGGATTTACATCGGAGCACAAGGTATTCTACAAGGCACGTACTTAAGTTTCGTTGAAGCAGGTAAAAAAGTGTTTGGAACGCCAGACTTAACAGGCAAATTAATCGTCACAGGTGGAATGGGCGGTATGAGTGGCGCTCAACCACTAGCAGGTAAAATGGCGAAAGCAGTCATCTTAGTTGTAGAAGTCGACCGTCGCCGGATCGAACGTAAAATCGAGGAAGGTTACTGCGACTACATCGCCGAAAACTTAGACGAAGCGTTAGCAATGGTCGATAAGTTCCGCAAAGAAGGAACGCCTGCATCGATCGGTCTCGTTGGCAACTGTGCTGCAGTATACCCAGAAATGTTAAAACGCAACATCATTCCAGACATCGTCACAGACCAAACGAGTGCGCACGACCCGTTGAACGGATACGTGCCACACGGCATGACCTTTGAAGCAGCACTTGAATTACGCAAATCAGATCCAGCGACATACGAGCGTAAAGCAAAAGAGTCCATGGCTGTACATGTACAAGCGATGCTCGCCTTCCAAGGGAAAGGTGCAGAAACATTTGACTACGGGAACAACATCCGTAAATACGCGAAAGAAATGGGTGTTGAAAACGCCTTCGACTTCCCGGGGTTTGTTCCCGCCTACTTACGTCCACTTTTCTGTGAAGGAAAAGGCCCTTTCCGTTGGGCAGCACTTTCCGGCGATCCAGAGGATATTTACAAAACAGACGCACTAGCGAAAGAAATGTTCGGTCACGACGAAGCCCTCGTCAACTGGATCGACATGGCACAAGCAGTGGTCAAATGGCAAGGTCTACCGTCACGTATTTTCTGGCTCGGTTACGGCGAGCGACATAAATTCGCGAGCCGCGTCAACGAAATGGTCGCAAGCGGCGACATTTCCGCGCCGATCGTCTTCGGTCGCGACCATTTAGACTCAGGGTCAGTCGCCTCACCGAACCGTGAGACAGAAGCGATGAAAGACGGTTCAGATGCGATCGCAGACTGGCCGATCTTAAACGCCCTCATCAATACAGCAGGTGGAGCGAGCTGGGTGAGTGTTCACCACGGCGGTGGAGTGGGGATGGGTTACTCATTACATGCGGGTCAAGTGCTCGTCGCCGACGGTTCAGATGAAGCGAGACAGCGTATTGAACGCGTGTTAATTTCTGATCCGGGAATGGGTGTGATTCGTCACGCGGATGCAGGATATGAGCGTGCCATCGAAGTTGCGAAAGAGCGTCGCATACGCATGCCTATGCTTGAGCAATGA
- the hutI gene encoding imidazolonepropionase, producing MTTLFIKNASQLATLASGTKGPRKKEQMSQLNIIENGAVYVEDGKIRDVGTTDELASRYEADTDEVVDAEGRLVTPGLVDAHTHVVFGGSRAHEFERRLQGATYMEIMNEGGGIHATTRMTREATEEELIAQTKRRLDSFLKHGVTTVESKSGYGMNWETELKQLRVMQELQKEHPIDLVPTFMGAHAVPPEYKGREEVFVQHVIDDMLPIVAEEKLAKFNDVFCEKDVFTPDQSERILEAGKRLGLVPKIHADEIESYGGAELAAKVEAVSAEHLLKASDEGIKAMAAANVIACLLPATALYLREDAARGRKMIDAGVAVAISTDNNPGSSPTTSLPLVMNLACILMRMTPAEALTAATYNGACAIQMEDEVGSIEVGKKGDIVLWDVQSYQELQYLFGVNHVASVWKEGVKVV from the coding sequence ATGACAACACTATTCATTAAAAACGCATCACAACTTGCAACCCTCGCATCAGGTACGAAAGGCCCACGCAAAAAAGAGCAAATGTCACAATTAAACATTATCGAAAATGGGGCAGTGTACGTTGAAGACGGCAAAATTCGCGATGTCGGGACGACAGATGAACTCGCCTCCCGTTACGAGGCGGACACGGATGAAGTCGTCGACGCCGAGGGGCGACTCGTCACACCGGGACTCGTCGATGCGCATACGCACGTCGTTTTCGGTGGAAGCCGTGCGCATGAATTTGAACGTCGTTTACAAGGTGCGACGTATATGGAAATTATGAACGAAGGCGGGGGCATTCACGCGACGACTCGCATGACGCGTGAAGCGACAGAAGAAGAGCTGATCGCTCAAACGAAGCGCCGTCTCGATTCATTTTTAAAACATGGGGTAACGACAGTAGAAAGTAAAAGTGGATACGGCATGAACTGGGAAACAGAATTGAAACAGCTTCGCGTCATGCAAGAGTTGCAAAAAGAACACCCGATCGACCTCGTGCCGACATTTATGGGGGCACACGCGGTGCCACCGGAGTATAAAGGACGCGAAGAGGTATTCGTCCAACACGTTATCGACGATATGTTACCGATCGTCGCAGAAGAAAAATTAGCGAAATTTAACGATGTCTTTTGTGAAAAAGATGTGTTTACACCTGATCAGTCGGAACGCATTTTAGAAGCGGGTAAACGATTAGGCCTCGTGCCGAAAATTCACGCGGACGAAATCGAATCGTACGGCGGTGCAGAACTCGCGGCGAAAGTGGAAGCTGTATCTGCAGAACATTTATTGAAAGCGTCAGACGAAGGGATTAAAGCGATGGCAGCAGCGAATGTCATTGCATGCTTACTCCCAGCGACAGCGCTTTACTTACGCGAAGATGCGGCGCGAGGACGTAAAATGATCGACGCAGGAGTCGCAGTAGCGATTTCAACGGACAACAACCCAGGTTCGTCACCGACGACGTCGCTGCCACTCGTCATGAACTTAGCGTGCATTTTGATGCGTATGACGCCAGCAGAAGCGTTAACAGCGGCGACATACAACGGTGCATGTGCCATTCAAATGGAAGACGAAGTCGGCTCGATCGAAGTCGGCAAAAAAGGCGACATCGTTTTATGGGATGTCCAGTCGTATCAAGAATTACAATATTTATTCGGCGTCAATCACGTCGCATCTGTTTGGAAAGAAGGCGTAAAAGTCGTATAA
- the hutG gene encoding formimidoylglutamase: MSGTAFCWEGRRDSTTDRSAFRYHQVVNRERRQPSFVQLIGFESDEGVRRNCGRLGAKEAPNAIRRQLSSIPWKLRGVSIEDYGNLACIGTDLERAQEQLGQAVANVLKEDGLVIVLGGGHETTYGHYLGVREALGPDAKLGIINIDAHFDMRPYDKQRSSGTMFLQIKEQDLHASYFALGIQPFGNTIALYETAASHDVKVLEAEEVAVHNWTTIREQLRHFIDANDAVYLTLCTDVLNTAYAPGVSATTPFGIDPLITRKIIQLVMGDAKATSFDICEVNPSLDIDERTAKLGAYFVNEAIYAHFNA, from the coding sequence ATGTCTGGAACAGCATTTTGTTGGGAAGGACGAAGGGATAGTACGACGGATCGATCGGCTTTTCGATACCATCAAGTCGTCAACCGAGAACGACGGCAACCATCATTCGTACAACTGATCGGCTTCGAAAGTGATGAAGGGGTACGACGGAATTGCGGTCGCCTCGGCGCGAAAGAAGCACCGAATGCTATCCGTCGTCAATTGTCGAGTATTCCGTGGAAATTGCGTGGCGTGTCGATCGAAGACTACGGCAATCTTGCGTGCATCGGAACAGACTTAGAACGCGCACAAGAGCAACTAGGGCAAGCCGTTGCGAATGTGCTGAAAGAAGACGGGCTCGTCATCGTACTCGGTGGGGGACATGAAACGACGTACGGACACTATTTAGGTGTGCGTGAAGCGCTCGGTCCAGATGCGAAGCTCGGCATCATTAATATCGACGCCCATTTCGACATGAGGCCATACGATAAACAACGCTCTTCTGGGACGATGTTTTTACAAATTAAAGAACAAGACCTTCATGCATCTTATTTTGCCCTCGGCATTCAGCCCTTCGGCAATACGATCGCACTGTATGAAACTGCTGCAAGTCACGACGTGAAGGTGCTAGAAGCAGAGGAAGTAGCCGTTCACAATTGGACGACGATACGAGAACAATTACGTCATTTTATCGATGCAAACGATGCGGTCTATTTAACATTGTGTACCGATGTACTGAATACAGCATACGCGCCTGGTGTGAGTGCAACGACACCATTTGGGATCGATCCACTTATTACGAGAAAGATCATTCAGTTGGTCATGGGCGACGCAAAAGCAACCTCTTTTGATATTTGTGAAGTGAACCCATCCCTAGATATTGATGAGAGAACAGCGAAACTCGGCGCATACTTTGTGAATGAAGCTATTTATGCACATTTTAACGCATGA
- the mraZ gene encoding division/cell wall cluster transcriptional repressor MraZ has product MFMGEYRHTIDDKGRIIIPAKFRDDLGETFVVTRGLDNCLFVYPATEWTQLEQKLKTLPFTRSDARAFTRFFFSGATEVGLDKQGRIHLPLNLRTYAKLSKECVVIGVSNRVEVWDKHIWENYFAASEQSFNDIAEKIVDFDL; this is encoded by the coding sequence ATGTTCATGGGAGAATATCGCCACACGATCGACGATAAAGGGCGTATCATTATCCCGGCTAAGTTTCGCGACGACTTAGGTGAGACGTTCGTTGTGACGCGTGGCTTAGACAACTGCCTTTTCGTTTACCCTGCAACAGAATGGACCCAGCTTGAGCAGAAACTGAAAACACTGCCGTTTACGCGCAGTGATGCGAGAGCTTTTACGCGTTTTTTCTTCTCCGGTGCGACTGAAGTCGGATTGGACAAGCAAGGGCGTATCCACTTGCCTCTTAATTTGCGCACATACGCCAAACTGAGCAAGGAGTGCGTCGTGATCGGCGTATCTAACCGAGTAGAGGTTTGGGACAAGCACATTTGGGAAAACTATTTTGCCGCCTCGGAACAATCGTTTAACGATATTGCCGAAAAGATCGTCGATTTCGATTTGTAA
- the rsmH gene encoding 16S rRNA (cytosine(1402)-N(4))-methyltransferase RsmH, translating into MSDEFRHIPVLLEETMTGLHIREDGTYVDCTLGGGGHSARIAEALGPTGTLVGLDQDDTALAAATTRLAPYPCRKHFVRSNFRHLADVLDDLRIEKVDGVLFDIGVSSPQLDEASRGFSYHHDAPLDMRMDRSQSLTAYDVVNAWDTKALARMIRTYGEERFAQKIARAIVQSRAAQPIERTVQLAAIIKEAIPAPARREGPHPAKRTFQAIRIAVNDELGALEQGLAAAIARTARGGRIAVITFHSLEDRIVKQMFKREAETCTCPPDFPVCVCGNERSLKLVTRKPVKASTQELTYNPRARSAKLRVAEKMVE; encoded by the coding sequence GTGAGTGACGAATTTCGACATATTCCCGTGTTGTTGGAGGAAACAATGACTGGGCTACACATTCGTGAGGATGGGACCTACGTCGATTGTACGCTAGGCGGTGGCGGGCACAGTGCACGCATCGCCGAGGCACTCGGCCCGACAGGAACGCTCGTCGGCCTCGACCAAGACGACACAGCGCTCGCCGCAGCAACGACACGGTTAGCGCCATACCCGTGCCGCAAGCACTTCGTGCGCAGCAACTTCCGCCATTTAGCTGACGTGTTAGACGACTTGCGCATTGAGAAAGTAGATGGTGTGCTTTTTGATATCGGGGTCTCCTCGCCGCAATTAGACGAGGCGTCGCGCGGCTTTAGTTACCACCACGACGCCCCGCTCGATATGCGCATGGACCGTTCCCAGTCGCTAACAGCGTACGACGTCGTGAACGCGTGGGACACAAAGGCGTTAGCCCGCATGATTCGCACGTACGGCGAAGAGCGGTTTGCGCAAAAAATTGCCCGGGCAATTGTACAAAGTCGGGCCGCGCAGCCGATTGAAAGGACCGTGCAGCTAGCAGCGATTATAAAAGAGGCGATTCCCGCCCCCGCGCGGCGCGAAGGACCCCATCCGGCGAAACGTACCTTTCAGGCGATTCGCATCGCCGTGAACGACGAGCTCGGCGCCCTAGAACAAGGTCTAGCCGCAGCGATTGCACGCACTGCCCGCGGTGGGCGCATCGCCGTCATTACGTTTCACTCGTTAGAGGATCGTATCGTCAAGCAAATGTTTAAACGGGAAGCAGAGACGTGTACGTGCCCCCCGGATTTTCCGGTCTGCGTCTGTGGGAACGAGCGCTCGCTCAAACTGGTAACCCGCAAACCTGTCAAGGCGTCGACGCAGGAATTGACATATAATCCACGGGCGCGGTCAGCCAAATTGCGGGTGGCCGAAAAAATGGTCGAGTAA
- the ftsL gene encoding cell division protein FtsL, producing MRNYGNLATTLGRKPKQRQVKRTFIRRRGLPPKEKLLYLGTVLLFAVIATFIIMQHVKLSEINQQVHAVERQVTKMDEKNSSLQLKITELKDPERIKREAEKMGLKEDPNRVRKQTLGE from the coding sequence TTGCGGAACTACGGAAATCTCGCCACGACTCTCGGAAGAAAACCGAAGCAGCGACAGGTGAAGCGGACATTCATTCGCCGCAGGGGACTCCCGCCGAAGGAAAAACTGTTGTACTTAGGGACGGTACTCCTGTTTGCGGTTATTGCCACCTTTATCATTATGCAGCACGTGAAACTGTCAGAGATTAACCAGCAAGTACACGCAGTCGAACGACAAGTTACGAAGATGGATGAGAAAAACAGCTCCTTGCAGTTAAAAATAACGGAACTAAAAGATCCCGAACGGATCAAACGCGAAGCGGAAAAGATGGGACTTAAAGAAGACCCAAACCGCGTACGCAAACAAACGTTAGGCGAATAA
- a CDS encoding PASTA domain-containing penicillin-binding protein: MRRPTKEARLRSLLIGLVLTVLLTVIVLRLFWIQGVKAEEYTKRAKQMWEREEVLKPKRGNILDRNNKLLAMDGPAFTIAVYLPTFRQGAVTPKQAAEKLAPLLKMEKKDLVKRLSQKDVEQVELKTSGYSYKITEEVKDKVIALNIPGVHAIPTTKRLYLDGTLAAHVLGFLNNESNPIKGVEATFNDELHGKSGELHFSQDGGGTAVPNRDKLFKPPKPGKDIVLTIDWRLQKVIENVLDQAVKTQTFKGATAIIMNPKNGDILALANRPTFDPNAFYDATEKQLTNFATESAFEPGSTFKTLMLAAAIEEGKFHPDERFKSGKIKVSDQMLYDWDRNGWGTISYAEGVQLSSNVLFVKLEQQLGKEMDRYIERFGFGKYGKAVEGTPTGIELPEAKGLLPNPDKLGDIERATTSYGHGFAVTPIQLITATSAAINGGTLYRPQLIKEVRDAETGEVVEKREPSVTRKHVISEETSRQVRDLLHSVVAGKKGTGRAAQVPGYSIGGKTGTATKYDSPYSYVSFVGFAPVDDPEVVLLLAVDEPVSRDATGGQSVAPMAGDMLAQILPLLHVEKNEKSDPEEERDATKINETEQMRITLPNLVDASAVTAERTLADQSLHTVVLGAGERVIDQLPQPGKVDAEQTVYLLTEKASAVPMPDLRSLSMREAWALCDMLGLDVQLEGEGYVYAQSIAPGERLFDVKEVKLVLKPGKAPDRRKKTPNEATQDRTAQGEEENEADAAGDPATQSTDGSGAESNGADH; this comes from the coding sequence ATGAGGCGTCCTACGAAAGAAGCCCGCTTGCGTTCACTACTTATCGGGTTGGTTCTCACCGTCTTATTGACCGTCATCGTCCTGCGCCTATTTTGGATCCAAGGGGTAAAAGCCGAGGAATACACGAAACGGGCGAAACAGATGTGGGAACGAGAAGAAGTGTTAAAACCGAAGCGCGGCAACATATTAGACCGCAACAACAAATTGCTGGCAATGGACGGCCCAGCTTTTACGATCGCGGTTTATTTGCCGACATTTCGCCAAGGGGCGGTGACACCAAAACAGGCGGCGGAAAAGTTGGCTCCACTTTTAAAAATGGAAAAAAAAGATCTCGTTAAGCGGCTGTCACAAAAAGACGTCGAACAAGTTGAACTAAAAACGTCCGGTTATAGTTATAAAATAACCGAAGAAGTGAAAGACAAAGTGATCGCTTTAAATATTCCGGGCGTACACGCAATTCCGACGACGAAACGGCTGTATTTAGACGGCACGCTAGCCGCCCACGTGCTCGGGTTTTTAAACAACGAAAGTAACCCGATCAAAGGTGTGGAGGCGACGTTCAACGATGAACTTCACGGGAAATCGGGGGAACTCCATTTCAGCCAAGACGGCGGTGGGACTGCTGTGCCGAACCGCGATAAATTGTTTAAACCGCCCAAACCGGGTAAAGATATCGTGTTAACGATCGATTGGCGCTTGCAGAAAGTCATCGAGAACGTGCTGGATCAAGCAGTGAAGACGCAAACGTTCAAAGGTGCTACCGCCATCATCATGAACCCGAAGAACGGAGATATTTTGGCACTGGCCAATCGACCGACCTTCGACCCAAACGCTTTTTACGACGCGACCGAAAAACAACTGACGAACTTTGCGACAGAAAGTGCGTTTGAACCGGGTTCGACATTCAAGACGCTGATGCTCGCAGCGGCGATCGAGGAAGGGAAGTTTCATCCGGATGAACGCTTTAAGTCGGGCAAGATCAAAGTCTCTGACCAGATGTTATACGACTGGGACCGAAACGGTTGGGGAACGATCAGTTACGCTGAGGGCGTCCAGTTGTCCAGTAACGTTTTATTTGTGAAGCTAGAGCAACAGTTAGGCAAAGAAATGGATCGCTACATCGAACGCTTCGGTTTCGGCAAGTACGGGAAAGCGGTCGAAGGCACCCCGACAGGGATTGAACTGCCGGAAGCAAAAGGTTTGCTCCCTAACCCGGACAAATTAGGCGATATTGAACGCGCGACGACCTCTTACGGACACGGCTTTGCGGTGACGCCCATCCAACTCATAACGGCTACCTCGGCGGCAATCAATGGAGGCACGCTCTATCGGCCACAGTTAATTAAAGAAGTACGCGATGCAGAGACAGGGGAAGTCGTGGAAAAACGGGAACCGTCCGTTACGCGCAAGCACGTCATCTCCGAAGAAACGTCGCGGCAAGTGCGCGATCTATTGCACAGTGTCGTCGCCGGTAAGAAAGGGACGGGACGCGCGGCGCAAGTACCGGGGTACAGCATCGGCGGTAAAACCGGAACGGCAACGAAGTACGACTCACCATACTCATACGTTTCTTTCGTCGGCTTCGCTCCCGTCGACGACCCGGAAGTCGTCCTTTTACTCGCCGTCGATGAGCCAGTAAGTCGAGATGCGACAGGCGGGCAGTCCGTAGCGCCGATGGCTGGTGACATGCTCGCGCAAATTTTGCCACTCTTACATGTGGAGAAAAATGAGAAAAGCGATCCGGAGGAAGAACGTGATGCTACCAAAATAAACGAAACTGAACAGATGCGTATCACGTTGCCGAATCTCGTCGATGCCTCGGCTGTTACAGCTGAGCGAACGTTAGCCGATCAATCGCTCCACACTGTCGTCCTCGGTGCAGGTGAACGGGTCATCGACCAACTGCCGCAACCGGGGAAAGTCGACGCGGAGCAAACGGTATACTTGTTAACAGAAAAGGCGTCCGCCGTGCCGATGCCCGATTTACGCTCGTTGTCGATGCGAGAAGCATGGGCGTTGTGTGACATGCTCGGGCTCGATGTCCAGCTCGAAGGGGAAGGGTATGTGTACGCACAAAGTATCGCACCGGGTGAGCGTCTATTCGATGTGAAGGAAGTCAAACTGGTGCTAAAGCCAGGTAAAGCGCCAGACAGAAGAAAAAAGACACCTAATGAAGCCACTCAAGATCGCACGGCACAAGGCGAGGAGGAGAACGAAGCTGATGCGGCTGGCGATCCGGCGACTCAGTCGACCGATGGGAGCGGGGCCGAATCTAATGGAGCCGATCACTGA
- a CDS encoding stage V sporulation protein D — protein MRFSTVTVRKRIFFTFCVAVLFFAALVGRLAYVQLVQGEWLAEQADDLWSRNIPFEGKRGEILDRHGKRLAYNISAPSVMAVPSQVKDPKQTAETLATVLQADAKKIYKQLTKKEYIVRITPEGRKISEKLAREIYTRDLPGVYIAEDSKRHYPKGAFAAHVLGFTGIDNQGLSGLESVYDKKMRGTRGHVSFEAKASGEKIPGGIERFTPPKDGLTLKTTIDAELQAIMERELDQAQAQFQPEGIIAIAMDPKTGEVLAMASRPTYNPEKFRDYDPDIYNRNTPIWRTYEPGSTFKIITLAAALEEKAISLDDHFHDPGYIEVSGVHLHCWRRGGHGSETMLEVVQNSCNPGFVKMGQVLGEEKLFKYIRAFGFGDKTGIDLPGEATGILFKPEQVGPVELGTTSFGQGVSVTPLQQVAAVSSAVNGGKKVQPHVAKEWVHPETGKTVERVQLAQKKRVISEETSAKVRHALESVVAQGTGRRAFIDGYRMGGKTGTAQKVGPNGRYLENNHIVSFVGFAPADDPELVVYVAVDNPQGVQFGGVVSAPIVKRIMADSLRSLGVKPRKDQLEPEVLYPEQPLVEVPNLVNLKPSELQTSLYSFQLHAVGKGNRVVEQSPAPGTRVKQGATIRVYLGEETP, from the coding sequence ATGCGATTTTCTACCGTAACTGTTAGGAAACGCATTTTTTTTACGTTTTGTGTGGCGGTGTTATTTTTCGCCGCCCTGGTCGGTCGTCTCGCTTATGTGCAACTCGTACAAGGCGAGTGGCTGGCGGAGCAAGCGGACGATTTGTGGTCGCGCAACATTCCGTTCGAAGGGAAGCGCGGGGAAATTCTCGATCGGCACGGCAAACGGTTGGCGTATAACATTTCTGCCCCTTCCGTTATGGCTGTCCCGAGTCAAGTGAAAGACCCGAAGCAGACAGCGGAAACACTCGCAACTGTTTTACAGGCCGATGCAAAAAAAATATATAAACAGTTGACTAAAAAAGAGTACATCGTTCGCATCACACCAGAAGGGCGTAAAATATCGGAAAAGCTTGCGCGCGAGATTTACACGCGCGATTTGCCTGGCGTGTACATTGCTGAAGACAGTAAGCGGCACTATCCGAAAGGGGCGTTCGCGGCGCACGTGCTCGGTTTTACCGGCATCGACAACCAAGGGCTTAGCGGCTTAGAAAGTGTGTACGACAAAAAAATGCGCGGGACGCGCGGTCACGTGTCGTTTGAAGCGAAGGCGAGCGGGGAGAAAATACCTGGTGGCATCGAGCGCTTTACCCCGCCAAAGGACGGGTTAACGCTGAAGACGACGATCGACGCCGAGTTGCAAGCAATTATGGAGCGCGAATTGGATCAGGCACAGGCACAATTCCAACCGGAAGGCATCATCGCGATCGCTATGGATCCGAAGACAGGTGAAGTACTGGCGATGGCGAGCCGCCCGACGTACAATCCGGAAAAGTTTCGCGATTACGACCCAGACATTTACAATCGAAACACGCCGATTTGGCGTACGTATGAACCCGGTTCGACGTTTAAAATAATTACTCTGGCTGCGGCGCTGGAAGAAAAAGCGATCTCGCTTGACGACCACTTTCACGACCCTGGGTATATCGAAGTGAGCGGTGTGCATTTGCACTGCTGGCGGCGCGGTGGGCACGGGTCAGAGACAATGCTCGAGGTCGTGCAAAATTCGTGTAACCCCGGGTTCGTGAAAATGGGGCAAGTACTCGGCGAGGAGAAGCTGTTCAAGTACATTCGCGCCTTCGGGTTTGGCGACAAGACGGGGATTGACTTACCGGGAGAGGCGACTGGCATTCTGTTTAAACCGGAACAAGTCGGCCCGGTAGAATTAGGCACGACATCTTTCGGGCAAGGTGTGTCGGTGACACCGCTACAACAAGTCGCCGCCGTCTCCTCTGCCGTAAACGGCGGTAAAAAGGTGCAACCGCACGTGGCCAAAGAATGGGTTCATCCGGAGACGGGGAAAACGGTTGAACGCGTGCAATTAGCGCAGAAAAAACGCGTCATTTCCGAAGAGACGTCAGCGAAAGTGCGCCACGCGCTAGAAAGTGTCGTCGCGCAAGGGACAGGGCGGCGTGCCTTTATCGACGGATACCGCATGGGCGGCAAGACGGGAACAGCGCAAAAAGTTGGGCCAAACGGACGCTACTTAGAAAACAACCACATCGTGTCATTCGTCGGGTTCGCGCCAGCCGACGACCCAGAGCTCGTCGTCTACGTCGCGGTCGACAACCCGCAAGGCGTACAGTTCGGCGGGGTCGTGTCCGCGCCGATCGTCAAGCGCATCATGGCCGATAGCTTACGTAGCTTAGGCGTAAAACCGCGCAAAGACCAATTGGAGCCGGAAGTGCTTTATCCGGAGCAGCCGTTAGTGGAAGTGCCAAACTTAGTGAACTTAAAACCGAGCGAACTGCAAACTAGCCTGTACAGTTTCCAACTGCACGCGGTCGGGAAGGGCAACCGCGTCGTAGAACAGTCGCCTGCTCCCGGTACGCGGGTGAAACAAGGTGCGACAATCCGCGTTTACTTAGGTGAGGAAACGCCGTGA